The Deltaproteobacteria bacterium genome includes a region encoding these proteins:
- a CDS encoding FadR/GntR family transcriptional regulator: MVKAKVIYKPLMTGGLAKQIAERIRESITDGRLKADDRLPTEEELARQFQVSRPTIREALKRLAAQSLIRSRRGATGGSFINRPSREEVSSNLTTATALLVSLGEFKIPEILEARQELELLCVRQAVSRCGQAELDTMAREVDYQQRESISDEDFCASDVRFHRALADATHNSVLKFVMFTVIEALQPIENMVVYRVRERKVIARQHEEILAALRVKDEAAAAETVREQTAYLRERFDAAQAMRKSHSKFRPAEPA, translated from the coding sequence TTGGTCAAGGCGAAAGTGATCTACAAACCATTGATGACGGGCGGCCTCGCGAAGCAGATTGCCGAGCGCATCAGGGAATCCATCACCGATGGGAGACTCAAGGCCGACGACCGGCTTCCCACCGAAGAAGAGCTCGCTCGCCAGTTCCAGGTATCGCGGCCTACCATACGCGAGGCATTGAAACGGTTGGCTGCGCAGAGCTTGATCCGATCGCGGCGCGGCGCGACCGGCGGGTCTTTCATCAACCGGCCGAGCCGTGAGGAGGTCAGCTCCAACCTGACCACCGCCACCGCGCTCCTGGTGAGCCTGGGTGAATTCAAGATCCCGGAGATCCTGGAAGCGCGCCAGGAGTTGGAGTTGTTGTGCGTCCGCCAGGCGGTGTCCCGATGCGGACAGGCGGAACTCGACACCATGGCCCGCGAGGTCGACTACCAGCAGCGGGAGTCGATCTCGGACGAGGACTTCTGCGCCTCGGACGTGCGCTTTCATCGAGCGCTCGCCGACGCCACCCACAACTCCGTGTTGAAGTTCGTCATGTTCACCGTGATCGAGGCGTTGCAGCCGATCGAGAACATGGTGGTCTATCGGGTGCGCGAGCGTAAGGTAATCGCCCGGCAGCACGAGGAAATTCTGGCCGCCTTGCGGGTCAAGGACGAAGCGGCGGCGGCGGAAACGGTCCGGGAGCAAACCGCATACCTCAGAGAACGTTTCGACGCCGCACAGGCAATGAGAAAATCCCACTCGAAGTTCAGGCCGGCCGAGCCGGCCTGA
- a CDS encoding tripartite tricarboxylate transporter substrate-binding protein codes for MAAMLLCLLIGTTAGAQKLPSKITWIVPFGLGGGTGTSALLLAPKLQAKLAGNGVKEVKVVSLPGAGGTVGTKRLYGSPADGSVIGSMLPAGGLAQSATRDVGFDLAKFTYLAKITTAPRFLFVKGDSPIKSLDDLIAEGKKRALKVASAGAASAGSFVLANLIDKTGMQVKEVTGYKSGRSLVVAVARGDVDTTIKTTGGVITFIKSGEVRGLVQLSSEKDKDPFFPDIPSAEALGRKDLMAGGILYIIVAAPPKVPQAVADVLRNAVHQVIMESKAELESKAQVIHSPATGKETAMLVNNLIKDYANLIALYKAQQKK; via the coding sequence ATGGCGGCGATGCTTCTGTGCCTGTTGATCGGCACCACCGCCGGCGCCCAGAAGCTGCCCAGCAAGATCACGTGGATCGTGCCCTTCGGACTGGGGGGCGGCACCGGGACCTCGGCGCTGTTGCTGGCGCCGAAGCTGCAGGCGAAGCTCGCGGGCAACGGCGTCAAGGAAGTCAAGGTGGTGAGCCTGCCGGGAGCCGGCGGCACCGTGGGGACGAAGAGGCTCTACGGCTCACCGGCGGACGGGAGCGTCATCGGCAGCATGCTGCCGGCGGGCGGACTGGCGCAGTCCGCGACACGGGACGTGGGCTTCGACCTCGCCAAGTTCACCTACCTGGCCAAGATCACCACCGCTCCCCGTTTCCTGTTCGTGAAAGGGGACTCCCCCATCAAGTCGCTCGACGACCTCATCGCGGAAGGAAAGAAGCGGGCGCTGAAGGTCGCCTCCGCGGGTGCGGCGTCGGCCGGGTCGTTCGTGCTGGCCAACCTCATCGACAAGACCGGCATGCAGGTGAAGGAGGTCACCGGGTACAAGAGCGGCCGTTCACTGGTGGTGGCGGTGGCGCGCGGCGACGTCGACACGACCATCAAGACCACCGGCGGCGTCATCACCTTCATCAAGTCCGGCGAGGTCCGGGGCCTGGTGCAGCTCTCCTCGGAGAAGGACAAGGATCCGTTCTTCCCGGACATACCGTCCGCCGAGGCCCTGGGACGCAAGGACCTCATGGCCGGCGGCATCCTGTACATCATCGTGGCGGCGCCGCCCAAGGTGCCGCAGGCCGTGGCGGACGTGCTGAGGAACGCCGTGCACCAGGTCATCATGGAGTCCAAGGCGGAGCTCGAGAGCAAGGCCCAGGTCATCCACTCTCCCGCCACCGGGAAAGAGACGGCCATGCTCGTGAACAACCTGATCAAGGACTATGCGAACCTGATCGCCCTCTACAAGGCGCAGCAGAAGAAGTAG
- a CDS encoding tripartite tricarboxylate transporter permease, whose protein sequence is MIEAIGEALLNVFGFPNVLVVLLGVTVSMLFGALPGLGGIVILTLSLPIIMAMETKLAMMVFAASIGGITFGGSISAILLNVPGTVANIATVFDGHPLARQGRAGYALAISATASALGSVFGYVIFLLLLPVVRSVVFSFGPPEFFLMALLGISLIASLTQSEPVKGLISAGLGFLVAFIGYSPITGDVRYAFDLDYLWDGVHTGVIAIGIFAVSEMFFLAVKGEELVQDTGVVRPTVRDVLDGVRFVLANFFLLVRSAVIGCVVGIIPGVGANVAAFLAYAQAQATSRNRANFGRGAPEGVLAPEASNDAKDGGALLPTVAFGIPGSAPHAILLVGLLLLGLNPGKELLTTHQATVFTLVLALIAANVWTSILGLLFANQLVKITRIRVTLIIPIVLVISFVGAFVLRNNLLDAFAVLVFGFVGYGMKKYNYSFITFILAYVLGEIAEVSLFQTLLISDTGFLIFVTRPISLVLTLLILAALGLPLLGPLKRAWQARQGADAP, encoded by the coding sequence GTGATTGAGGCCATCGGCGAAGCGCTGCTCAACGTTTTCGGGTTTCCCAACGTCCTGGTGGTGCTTCTCGGCGTCACGGTGAGCATGCTCTTCGGCGCCCTGCCCGGCCTGGGCGGCATCGTCATCCTGACGCTGTCGCTGCCCATCATCATGGCGATGGAGACGAAACTGGCCATGATGGTCTTCGCCGCTTCCATCGGCGGGATCACCTTCGGCGGCTCCATCTCCGCCATCCTGCTCAACGTCCCCGGCACCGTCGCCAACATCGCGACGGTTTTCGACGGGCATCCGCTGGCCCGGCAGGGCCGCGCCGGCTACGCCCTCGCCATCTCCGCGACGGCGTCCGCCCTCGGGTCGGTGTTCGGCTACGTGATCTTCCTGCTGCTGCTGCCGGTGGTGCGCTCGGTGGTGTTCTCCTTCGGCCCGCCGGAGTTCTTCCTCATGGCGCTGCTGGGCATCAGCCTGATCGCGTCGCTGACCCAGAGCGAGCCGGTCAAGGGGCTCATCTCCGCGGGTCTGGGATTCCTGGTGGCCTTCATCGGGTACTCTCCGATTACCGGGGACGTGAGGTACGCCTTCGACCTGGACTATCTCTGGGACGGGGTCCACACGGGGGTTATCGCCATCGGCATCTTCGCCGTTTCCGAGATGTTCTTCCTGGCGGTGAAGGGCGAAGAGTTGGTCCAGGACACCGGGGTGGTGCGGCCCACGGTCAGGGACGTGCTGGACGGCGTCCGGTTCGTGCTCGCCAACTTCTTTCTGCTGGTCCGGAGCGCGGTGATCGGCTGCGTGGTGGGCATCATCCCGGGCGTCGGCGCCAATGTCGCGGCCTTTCTGGCCTATGCTCAGGCGCAGGCCACCTCCCGGAACCGCGCCAACTTCGGCCGCGGCGCACCGGAGGGCGTGCTCGCGCCGGAGGCTTCCAACGACGCCAAGGACGGCGGCGCGCTGCTGCCCACGGTGGCCTTCGGGATTCCCGGGAGCGCGCCCCACGCCATCCTGCTGGTGGGACTGCTGCTGCTCGGCCTGAACCCCGGCAAGGAGCTGCTGACCACGCACCAAGCTACGGTCTTCACCCTGGTGCTGGCGCTGATCGCCGCCAACGTGTGGACCTCCATCCTGGGGCTCCTCTTCGCCAACCAGCTCGTCAAGATCACGCGCATCCGGGTCACGCTCATCATCCCCATCGTCCTGGTGATCAGCTTCGTCGGCGCCTTCGTGCTGCGCAACAATCTCCTGGACGCGTTCGCCGTGCTCGTGTTCGGCTTCGTCGGCTACGGCATGAAGAAGTACAACTACTCCTTCATCACCTTCATCCTCGCCTACGTGCTCGGGGAGATCGCCGAAGTCTCGCTGTTCCAGACGCTGCTCATCTCGGACACGGGCTTCCTGATCTTCGTCACCCGTCCGATCTCGCTGGTGCTGACCCTGCTCATCCTGGCGGCCCTGGGCCTGCCGCTGCTCGGACCGCTCAAACGGGCGTGGCAAGCGCGGCAAGGCGCGGACGCGCCGTAG
- a CDS encoding UvrD-helicase domain-containing protein: protein MLYYADLHVHSRFSRATSRNCDLKHLAIWARKKGIGVVGTGDFTHPAWRAELKEQLVPAEPGLFRLRPDLEKAVEAELPPACAGSLNPVRFMLSVEISTIYKKGDKTRKIHHLVYAPDFDAVDRLVAALTRIGNLHSDGRPILGLDSRHLLEMTLESGPGSYLVPAHVWTPWFAALGSKSGFDAVDDCYGDLAPHIFAVETGLSSDPPMNWRVSSLDRFRLVSNSDAHSPEKLGREVCVFDTEMDYFSLRRALETGEGYGGTLEFFPEEGKYHLDGHRNCNVRLEPDETRRHQGRCPSCGKPLTVGVMHRVEDLADRAPGAQPPDTAGDTQGLIPLPEILGEINRVGPKSKRVAMDYEGLLARLGPELQLLNSVPLEDINPVAPALVAEAVARLRRREVICEAGYDGVYGTIRLFRDGELARRSRGAALFEAEDMSAGVVREPAPPAVPGPAGDRERHPADAGHAPCTANPPWDDVSSGQLALPVNFSPGSRDLLAGLDAEQRRAAEIIDGPLLIVAGPGSGKTRTLTHRLAHLIESRKAAPGGCLAVTFTRRAADEMRNRLRALLPDTWADIPLHTFHSLGLALLREHWNAAGLQRGFRVAPEGERLRLMQEALAISERQARAHLSAISHAKRTGAFAAGDKLAKAWDAYRQALETRNWCDFDDLVIRAADALGNDAEARARVRQQYPWVCIDEYQDVDEQQVRLIGQLVPPDGNICAIGDPDQAIYGFRGADVRFFNRFSEDFPGARVVRLDRNYRSDRNIVTLSSQVMGSASSAGPSIPVLDDAPNLVTLHEAPSEKAEAEFVVQSLEEILGGHSFFSLDSGRSTESQGHDFSFSDFAVLYRTEAQAEALAEALARSGMPFQQRSHNPLSDHPGVAALVEALENTPAPGARSVRERLERARGPAQSPAPDTLEAVELLRPLADACGGDLDRFLSELALGTQVDTWDPRADRVSLLTLHAAKGLEFPVVFIVGCEHGLLPLTWGKPEPEDPAEERRLFYVGVTRAQTRLYLCRARKRRWRGKVREMSPSPYLADIEERLLEKKRSRPSIARARKQDDQLELFS, encoded by the coding sequence ATGCTCTACTACGCCGACCTGCACGTCCACTCCCGCTTCTCCCGCGCCACCAGCCGCAACTGCGACCTCAAGCACCTGGCCATCTGGGCGCGCAAGAAGGGCATCGGCGTCGTCGGCACCGGCGACTTCACCCATCCGGCGTGGCGCGCCGAGCTGAAGGAGCAGCTCGTGCCGGCGGAGCCCGGCCTCTTCCGGCTGCGTCCCGACCTCGAGAAGGCCGTGGAAGCGGAGCTTCCGCCGGCCTGTGCCGGCAGCCTCAACCCGGTGCGCTTCATGCTGTCGGTGGAGATCTCCACCATCTACAAGAAGGGAGACAAGACCCGGAAGATCCACCACCTGGTCTACGCCCCGGACTTCGACGCCGTGGACCGGCTGGTGGCCGCCCTCACCCGCATCGGCAACCTCCACTCGGACGGCCGCCCGATCCTGGGGCTGGACTCGCGCCACCTGCTGGAGATGACCCTGGAGTCCGGGCCCGGCTCCTACCTCGTGCCCGCCCACGTGTGGACGCCGTGGTTCGCCGCGCTGGGTTCCAAGTCCGGCTTCGACGCCGTCGACGACTGCTACGGGGACCTGGCGCCGCACATCTTCGCGGTGGAGACGGGGCTGTCGTCGGACCCGCCCATGAACTGGCGGGTATCCTCCCTGGACCGCTTCCGGCTGGTGTCCAATTCCGACGCCCACTCCCCGGAGAAACTCGGGCGCGAGGTGTGCGTGTTCGACACGGAGATGGACTACTTCTCCCTGCGCCGGGCGCTGGAGACCGGCGAGGGATACGGCGGCACCCTGGAGTTCTTCCCGGAGGAGGGCAAGTACCACCTGGACGGACACAGGAACTGTAACGTCCGGCTGGAGCCGGACGAGACCCGCCGGCACCAGGGCCGCTGCCCGTCGTGCGGAAAGCCCCTGACCGTGGGGGTCATGCACCGGGTCGAGGACCTGGCCGACCGGGCTCCCGGCGCACAACCCCCCGACACCGCCGGGGACACTCAAGGGCTGATCCCGCTCCCGGAAATCCTCGGCGAGATCAACCGGGTCGGCCCCAAGAGCAAGCGCGTGGCCATGGACTACGAGGGCCTGCTGGCGCGGCTGGGACCGGAGCTTCAACTGCTGAACAGCGTGCCGCTGGAAGACATCAACCCGGTAGCGCCGGCGCTGGTGGCCGAGGCCGTGGCACGCCTGCGCCGCCGGGAGGTGATCTGCGAAGCCGGATATGACGGCGTTTACGGGACCATCCGCCTGTTCCGGGACGGCGAGCTGGCGCGGCGCAGCCGCGGAGCGGCGCTCTTCGAAGCGGAGGACATGAGCGCCGGAGTGGTCCGCGAGCCGGCGCCGCCGGCCGTGCCAGGCCCGGCGGGAGACCGGGAACGACACCCTGCCGACGCTGGACACGCGCCCTGCACGGCGAACCCGCCGTGGGACGACGTCTCGTCGGGGCAACTTGCGCTCCCGGTGAACTTCTCCCCCGGGAGCCGGGACCTCCTGGCCGGGCTGGACGCCGAGCAGCGCCGGGCCGCCGAGATCATCGACGGGCCCCTGCTCATCGTCGCCGGCCCGGGATCGGGAAAGACCCGCACGCTGACCCATCGGCTCGCCCACCTGATCGAGAGCCGTAAGGCCGCTCCGGGCGGCTGTCTGGCCGTGACGTTCACGCGCCGGGCCGCTGATGAGATGCGCAACAGGCTGCGGGCGCTCCTGCCGGACACCTGGGCCGACATCCCGCTCCACACCTTTCACTCCCTCGGCCTCGCCCTGCTCCGCGAGCACTGGAACGCCGCCGGGCTGCAACGCGGTTTCCGGGTGGCGCCGGAAGGCGAGCGCCTTCGGTTGATGCAGGAGGCACTGGCAATCTCCGAGCGCCAGGCCCGCGCCCACCTGTCGGCCATCTCCCACGCCAAGCGGACCGGCGCTTTCGCGGCCGGCGACAAGCTCGCGAAGGCTTGGGACGCCTACCGGCAGGCCCTGGAAACACGCAACTGGTGCGACTTCGACGACCTCGTCATCCGCGCCGCCGACGCCCTGGGAAACGATGCCGAAGCCCGCGCACGAGTCCGGCAGCAGTATCCCTGGGTGTGCATCGACGAGTACCAGGACGTGGACGAGCAGCAGGTACGCCTCATCGGGCAACTGGTGCCGCCCGACGGCAACATCTGCGCCATCGGCGACCCCGATCAGGCCATCTACGGCTTCCGTGGGGCGGATGTCCGCTTCTTCAACCGGTTTTCCGAGGATTTCCCTGGCGCCCGGGTGGTGCGCCTCGACCGCAACTACCGCTCCGACCGCAACATCGTGACGCTGTCGTCCCAAGTGATGGGCTCCGCTTCCTCGGCCGGGCCGTCCATCCCCGTGCTCGACGACGCACCCAACCTCGTCACCCTGCATGAGGCCCCGAGCGAGAAGGCAGAGGCGGAGTTCGTCGTCCAGTCGCTGGAAGAGATCCTGGGCGGACACAGCTTCTTCTCCCTCGACAGCGGCCGCTCGACCGAGTCCCAGGGGCACGATTTTTCGTTCTCGGACTTCGCCGTGCTCTACCGCACCGAGGCCCAGGCCGAGGCGCTGGCCGAAGCCCTCGCACGCTCCGGCATGCCCTTCCAGCAACGCTCCCACAACCCGCTGTCGGACCATCCCGGCGTCGCCGCCCTGGTGGAAGCCCTGGAGAACACCCCCGCCCCCGGCGCGAGAAGCGTGCGGGAGCGACTCGAGCGCGCCCGCGGCCCCGCCCAATCACCGGCCCCCGACACGCTGGAGGCCGTGGAACTGCTGCGCCCCCTGGCCGACGCCTGCGGCGGAGACCTGGACCGGTTCCTTTCCGAGCTGGCCCTCGGCACCCAGGTCGACACCTGGGACCCCCGCGCCGACCGCGTATCGCTGCTCACCCTCCACGCCGCCAAGGGCCTGGAGTTCCCCGTGGTCTTCATCGTCGGCTGCGAGCACGGCCTGCTCCCCCTGACTTGGGGCAAGCCCGAGCCCGAAGACCCCGCCGAGGAGCGCCGCCTGTTCTACGTCGGCGTTACCCGCGCCCAGACCCGGCTCTACCTGTGCCGTGCCCGCAAGCGGCGCTGGCGCGGCAAGGTCCGCGAGATGTCCCCCTCACCCTACTTGGCGGACATCGAGGAGAGGCTCCTGGAAAAAAAGCGCTCCCGGCCTTCCATTGCCCGTGCGCGGAAGCAGGACGATCAGTTGGAGTTGTTCTCGTAG
- a CDS encoding RT0821/Lpp0805 family surface protein, translating into MYNILRLALVGLLAVSLSGCLSGAGEKESAGTLLGAVAGGIAGAQMGKGRGKLVTTGIGTLLGAAIGNEIGKSLDRADRLAMERATQSSLETAPVGQTTAWKNPDSGNQGTITPRKTFQRNDGTYCREFTQTITIGGRTEEAYGTACRQPDGTWKLTSA; encoded by the coding sequence ATGTACAACATTCTGAGACTGGCCCTGGTCGGTTTGTTGGCCGTATCCCTTTCCGGTTGTTTGAGCGGAGCCGGCGAGAAGGAAAGCGCGGGCACGCTGCTGGGCGCGGTGGCCGGCGGCATCGCCGGAGCGCAGATGGGCAAAGGACGGGGGAAGCTGGTCACGACCGGAATAGGCACGCTCCTCGGCGCGGCCATCGGCAACGAGATCGGCAAGTCGCTCGACCGCGCGGACCGGCTCGCCATGGAGCGGGCGACCCAAAGTTCACTGGAGACGGCGCCCGTCGGACAAACCACCGCGTGGAAGAACCCCGATTCCGGCAACCAAGGCACCATCACACCGCGCAAGACCTTCCAGCGCAACGACGGCACCTACTGCCGCGAGTTCACCCAGACCATCACCATCGGCGGCCGTACCGAAGAAGCCTACGGCACCGCCTGCCGCCAGCCCGACGGCACCTGGAAGCTGACTTCGGCGTAG
- a CDS encoding S8 family peptidase, producing the protein MTNRNFLLGKGERLVEDVAGVRGGGPKHHPYTLTEAKARLIPMLSRVVRGIDRLPDVACPGDQAVATVTLNPEYIAKSYFPDGLFRTLGLEAVGSRPRRITPEKRSRDRRPEEAITTELFVMGTRSAFRAWRSDLPNWNAQVQGGLELTTIERVAAPTVRDKIKGKLPKLGDTVFEVVLHTDGQRDQNQVIHGFRDYLASLGVDQKVGHRFYAGGLCFVELDAPAPLAEEIAMFTPVRALRQMPRLRMMRPTFRASRVPMRDIQLPFREPLDPNIRAAIFDGGIPKGHPLRVWTNPIDSAGVGTASTDLQEHGVAVTSAFLFGHIDPTKPINRPYAPVDHYRVLDIAPGQNPHELFEVLHRIDKVLVEKEYDFINLSIGPRLPIEDDDVHAWTAVLDDRLSRGTTLATIAVGNDGEGDAATGLNRIQVPADCVNGLSVGACDSPETPWQRCTYSSVGPGRSPGLVKPDLVEFGGCLQRPFIVVSEEAKPRLEATEGTSFSAPSVLRLATGVRAHFGASLSTLAIRALLIHTTEPSNYPCEDVGRGRVARSVQDIVLCDEDTIRVVYQGGIAPAQYIRARIPVPSGTMPGRVLITATLCYATDVDPHHPGNYTRAGLEATFRPHDQKRKDRKQTHANTRSFFGKTQGGLLGAALRHDAWKWENCLHGAVAFQGRSLRNPVFDIHYNARLEGRNFAPDKELAYALVISVQAKMVSDLYDTIVRKYATLIEPLRPVVEIPITL; encoded by the coding sequence ATGACCAATCGCAATTTCCTCCTCGGCAAGGGCGAACGCCTTGTTGAGGATGTCGCTGGCGTCCGCGGGGGCGGCCCGAAACACCACCCCTACACCTTGACGGAAGCTAAGGCTCGGCTGATACCGATGCTGTCTCGGGTTGTTCGAGGCATCGACCGGTTGCCGGACGTGGCTTGCCCGGGCGACCAGGCCGTGGCTACGGTTACACTCAATCCTGAATATATCGCGAAGTCCTACTTTCCCGATGGTCTGTTCAGGACACTCGGCCTCGAAGCCGTCGGGAGCAGACCGCGTCGCATCACACCGGAAAAGCGTTCTAGGGACCGCCGGCCGGAGGAGGCCATCACAACTGAGTTGTTCGTGATGGGAACGCGCTCGGCCTTTCGCGCATGGCGTTCTGACCTACCCAATTGGAATGCCCAAGTTCAAGGCGGCTTGGAGTTGACCACGATCGAACGGGTCGCCGCCCCGACGGTGCGCGACAAGATTAAGGGCAAGCTTCCGAAGCTCGGCGATACGGTGTTTGAAGTCGTCCTTCATACGGACGGCCAACGCGATCAGAACCAGGTCATTCACGGGTTTCGCGATTATCTCGCGAGCCTCGGTGTTGATCAGAAAGTTGGTCACCGCTTCTATGCAGGCGGTCTTTGCTTCGTCGAACTCGATGCGCCAGCACCCCTTGCGGAAGAGATCGCGATGTTCACGCCGGTGCGCGCACTGAGACAGATGCCGCGGCTGCGAATGATGCGACCGACGTTCCGCGCATCGCGCGTACCTATGCGAGACATCCAACTTCCATTCAGAGAGCCGTTAGACCCCAATATTCGCGCGGCGATCTTCGACGGTGGCATTCCGAAAGGTCATCCGCTGAGGGTCTGGACCAATCCGATTGATTCAGCAGGGGTAGGCACCGCAAGCACCGACCTTCAAGAGCACGGTGTCGCGGTGACGTCCGCGTTTCTGTTCGGGCACATCGATCCCACCAAGCCGATTAACAGGCCATATGCACCGGTTGATCACTACCGCGTCCTCGACATCGCTCCGGGTCAAAACCCACATGAACTGTTTGAAGTGCTACATCGCATCGATAAAGTTCTGGTCGAGAAGGAGTACGACTTCATCAATCTCAGCATCGGCCCGCGACTTCCGATCGAAGACGACGACGTGCATGCGTGGACCGCTGTCCTTGATGATCGCCTTTCACGCGGCACGACGCTCGCCACCATTGCCGTCGGCAACGACGGCGAGGGGGATGCCGCCACGGGCCTTAATCGCATTCAGGTGCCTGCTGATTGCGTGAACGGACTCTCCGTGGGAGCCTGCGACAGTCCGGAAACGCCCTGGCAACGTTGCACCTATAGTTCGGTAGGTCCAGGCCGAAGCCCCGGGTTGGTCAAACCGGACTTAGTCGAATTCGGTGGATGCCTGCAGCGGCCGTTCATTGTGGTGAGCGAAGAAGCCAAGCCCAGACTGGAGGCGACTGAAGGTACTTCGTTCTCTGCACCTTCGGTCTTGCGCCTTGCGACCGGCGTGAGGGCCCATTTTGGAGCAAGCCTGAGCACCCTCGCGATCCGCGCATTGCTCATCCATACGACAGAGCCCTCCAACTATCCGTGTGAAGATGTCGGGCGCGGCCGCGTCGCACGATCAGTTCAGGACATAGTGCTGTGTGATGAGGACACAATTCGAGTCGTTTATCAGGGAGGGATCGCCCCGGCGCAGTACATTAGAGCTCGAATCCCCGTGCCTTCCGGCACGATGCCTGGCAGGGTCTTAATAACGGCCACATTGTGTTATGCTACAGACGTAGACCCGCATCATCCTGGCAACTATACGCGGGCCGGGCTCGAAGCAACGTTTCGGCCCCATGATCAGAAGCGCAAGGACCGGAAGCAGACCCATGCCAACACCAGAAGCTTCTTCGGAAAAACGCAAGGTGGCCTGCTGGGAGCCGCATTGCGCCACGACGCTTGGAAATGGGAAAATTGCCTCCATGGCGCGGTAGCGTTCCAGGGCCGCAGTTTGCGTAATCCGGTATTTGACATCCACTACAATGCGCGCCTCGAAGGTCGGAACTTCGCGCCGGACAAGGAACTCGCCTACGCGCTTGTGATCAGCGTGCAGGCGAAGATGGTTTCAGACCTTTACGATACAATAGTTCGCAAATACGCGACGTTGATCGAACCGTTGCGGCCGGTTGTCGAAATACCCATCACGTTATGA
- a CDS encoding ATP-binding protein, translated as MKQERKKTTDIEAEFLQLARIALSGRTQDVQVVLRRIAKRHHRAVPQLAEALTTLLHESATPASPLRQAELPLPVDLDTRLHLMQVETHPMLNHEPVFAPSLAASLSQLVKERQNLEALVRAGLDPTRAALFVGPPGVGKTMAARWLARELKKPLLILDLAAVMSSYLGRTGSNLRHVLEYAKNIDCVLLLDELDAIAKRRDDRGEIGELKRLVTVLIQQIDDWPSSGMLLGATNHPDLLDPAIWRRFEMHVAFPLPDEVAIARFVEAMLAPYSPVAKQWGSILGIAFRGRSLSDIERDLAVVRRTAALGDKSLDEQFVVFVSSRALSKSTRIDLAVMVVEQGLLSQRKASDLTSVARDTIRSHTARAKRPRQRNGGGTA; from the coding sequence ATGAAACAAGAGCGCAAAAAGACCACCGACATCGAAGCTGAGTTCCTCCAACTTGCACGGATTGCGCTTTCCGGGCGGACGCAGGACGTGCAAGTTGTCCTCCGTCGCATTGCCAAACGCCATCACCGTGCCGTGCCGCAATTGGCTGAAGCGCTGACGACTCTACTTCATGAATCCGCCACCCCCGCATCACCGTTGCGGCAGGCCGAGCTTCCGCTGCCGGTTGATCTCGACACCCGCCTGCATCTAATGCAGGTCGAGACCCATCCGATGCTTAATCACGAACCGGTCTTTGCGCCGAGTCTGGCGGCATCTCTCAGTCAATTGGTCAAGGAGCGTCAGAATCTGGAAGCGTTGGTGCGCGCCGGTTTGGACCCCACGCGTGCCGCGTTGTTCGTTGGACCACCGGGCGTTGGCAAGACGATGGCTGCACGCTGGCTCGCGCGCGAGTTGAAGAAGCCACTGCTGATTCTGGATCTTGCTGCGGTCATGAGCAGTTACCTTGGCCGCACTGGCAGCAACCTGCGGCACGTTCTCGAATACGCGAAGAACATAGATTGCGTACTGCTGCTTGACGAGTTGGATGCTATCGCCAAGCGTCGCGACGACCGCGGTGAGATTGGCGAACTCAAGCGACTGGTTACAGTCCTGATTCAACAGATTGACGACTGGCCCTCTTCCGGAATGCTCTTGGGCGCAACCAACCATCCGGATCTCCTTGACCCTGCCATCTGGAGACGCTTCGAGATGCACGTTGCGTTTCCGCTGCCGGATGAGGTTGCCATAGCGCGGTTTGTCGAAGCCATGCTTGCACCATACTCCCCCGTGGCCAAGCAATGGGGTAGCATTCTCGGGATTGCCTTCCGTGGCCGCTCGCTCAGCGATATCGAGCGTGATCTTGCTGTGGTCCGCCGGACCGCGGCTCTAGGAGATAAATCTCTCGACGAGCAGTTCGTTGTCTTCGTGTCCAGTCGCGCACTTTCCAAGTCTACGCGCATTGATTTGGCGGTGATGGTTGTAGAGCAGGGTCTACTTTCGCAACGAAAGGCCAGCGATCTTACCAGCGTCGCGAGGGACACGATCCGCAGCCACACGGCCCGCGCAAAGCGGCCGAGGCAACGTAACGGGGGAGGAACTGCATGA